The genome window CATATATTCATAGGAATTATTTTACCATTTGTAATTTTTCATTATTCAGCGCTTCTTGGCAACTGTGTTAAGAGAGATTAATGAACCGATGTTTACACAAATCTAGTCATTACATCCATATCTCCATAATTGATGAAGTTATCAAAATTAATTTGTAACGGTGTGGAGTGTCAGCTGAAAAGCAATTGAAACAGGGATTGAGGTCCACATACAAACGCAGACTGGAATGGTGGGTGTGATCATCCCAGGAAACCAAGATGGTTGCTCCACTAGAATAGTTGATTTTGGTTTGTTATCTTTACGATTTCAACCTGAATCCGAGCGCAAGTAGCAACCGAAATGCGGTGTCTTCACTTTTCTCCAATCTATCAAAAAGTTTTCTGAGAAATGATGCGGAGTTCCAAGAAAAGGCAGTTGGTTTTGCAATCCTTGATAACCAATGCAACAATACTGATGACACCACATGACCTGGATGCAGCCATTTCTCGGCAGAATGAATTCCACCCACAGATCGGTGTGCCGAAGTTGATACGGAAGCACTGAGCACTCATTATGGCATAGTGGACCAAGAAAAATTATCCCACTTTTTGAATCGACCTCAGGTCTGTTAAGGGACATCGGGGAACCTCAGTAAATATTACTTAGTTAGGCGGAGCGCGATCTCTCTCTGGTCCCATTTATATATTGCATTTACAATCGCACCATTTCCGCCACTACTGGAACGTTGAAGACTTCGTTGTTCATGATATTCTACAATAGTGGTCCCAGCCCAGAACTCTGCGGAAAACTTTCGAAGACAATGGATTCGCTGGGCCCATTGTTTGTGTAATACTAAAGTCTTCTAATTGGGTGCGTCACTTGTCGACACAGACTTCCTTAAAAGATTCCAAATAGTCGACTTGAATGTATTTTGCGCATCAAGAGTAAACTGCCTTTGCCAGTTTGATGGTTGATCTAGGAAGCCAAATTGTCAACCTGAGAAGCCTCTCAGATTTTTTATAGTCGCAAGTAATTTTCAACCAAATGATGAGATCCCTTTTTAGTTCCTCCgtatcttgctgacatttcccccTCCAAGAAATCATGATTGCCTCGTGGCATTTTTGGCGTTTTTGGCTGATCCTTAAGTCCATCGTCTCATACTTTTTGAGTGGACATCGACTCAATTGGGGGGCTGGTGTTTTAGGCTTGATTTACCCGCTTACCAAAGTTGTTTGTTTTTTGGGTTTCTCTGTTATTGTATGAGTGCACGATTGGGTGTCACCTGCGTTGATTGTATTACCAtcgaaggagtaattttaaattctttcgcATCTTCCGGCGATTTGTTGTATAGAACTCCAATGGCTTTCACCACATGCTTGTTTGCTTGATGCACATTGGACTTATCTTCAATAACACCTCAAAAATTTTGGCTACAAGTTGTGATGCTATCAGCAGCAGTTGTAACACATCGGCATCAaacatctgatgtctgatgcgtccataggcagggcacCCACATAAaaaatattccgtggattcAGCTTCTTCTTTGAGAACTCCTATTCTGAATTATGGCCAATCAGAATTCCTACAATACTTCTGTTTGTTTGGTCCTGGCAGCAAAAGTTTGGTGAGTTTAGCATCACTTAGGCTCAGTCATTAAGGGAAGCTTGGTCTTGTAATAGCAGCCTTAGTCAATGCTGCTGACGCCCCGATTGCTGCTTCCTGGGCATGGGAGAAATTGAACcaccttttgctaaagcatgcGAGATCTCATTtcactctacaccacaatgaccatagagtagttccaccgtattgaatctagaaacagagtttaaCCGGTatctacatttctgaacgatttatGATGACGAAAGGACTGCTCAACTCGcttaatgcagcttgactatcgctacagattgcgatggcCCTGCCCTTCGACCACTGGTCAATCATACAAGTTGCCTGTCTAGGATCACATGCACTTCAGCCTCAAccattgtatattgtcccatgggaaaagcccacttctggtTTTGGTTCGAAAGGTAGACCCCTACTCCAGAACCCTgctctatttttgagccattggtATAGAAGACATCAGTATATAGTGAcaggcattcttctggttcgtcccagttttctcttcgtttcaagataacctcATATCTTTTACCGAACAGATGTATGTGGATCCGAGGACCCCATGGCATCAGTTCTCTCAATTAGTTTtttaatgctctgtgcccccacgtctATTGCTTCCTTatatatctaatcgaattagtctatgagattccctcattgcagtgctctgaataaaaaaattcaagggTTGCAAATTGGGGACGTAAATGTATTCAGAGCTGCGTCTGATGTAGTTCTCATGACagcggtgatacccagacacacagttctttgcattgTGACTAGTTTACAGCGGAAACTCTTTTTTTTACCTTAGCCCACCATACTATGGATATATAAACGAAAATCGGCCAAATGGTAAGTCCCCATGtccaggcaaaggtccgcctgtgAGAgtccgtttcatctttatctcaatatgtttcttccaaagaagcttcttgcctagaataactcccagaaaatttacttcttcggagagttgaagggttataCCCCCCATCTCTCGAAGGGAAAGACCATTCAATTTTctgctttttgtgaataataccattatcGTTTTATTCGGACTGAAACtatttactgaaagttcatgccAGAGGCACCAAACGTCAatgaaatcaacggcgcgttgtgtatttcttcacagttctgagatctccaccaacagCCACCACGACCACGCCATCTGCATAAGtctgaacgtgtattggcagcttttgtagttcgcatagcagtgagtcgatcaacataccccacagaagtggcgatagcacacctccttgatggTAGCCTTTCCTCGCTTCTGTTGTTAGATAGCAATCAacatccacttcagcacacagaaatctctgcgttagcatagcatagattcacttaattaaagtttcatcaacaccatgcacgCTGGCGCCATCACACTTAAACAGTTAAACGTCCCTCCATTGCTCACGAAcgccccatcgcgtactcacctttcagagttccGTTCTCTACCTTTGAatccaaagagtgaagagcagactcactggtaggcatgttgtttttcatttaaatgtgacgttcaaccagtctctccagacatttcagcgaaagtgATGTGAAACTGATTTGCGTCAAGTTCTCTAGATTTCCCAGGGTTCATACCTGACTTTCACTTTCTGTCGAGAAGAAGGTACGTAGCCCAGagtaagacatcctcgaaaaatatttcctagataAATGCCGTCCACGCCAcgtgttttgaaatgttcaaatgatTGTATAGCAGCTCCTCCCTTTTCATTGAtagcaaccgctctcgcagtatcCCGAattcccttgcaacaccttcatgttgaaaggtttgcagaaactaccaattctcttcctcccacttctgagacctgttctcccgggtggtgtacttccaagagagtctgtggAAGTAACATCCAACTCTCTGAAATAGTCTAACTTGGTCgcctcatccttattaaggactctgtatAGCCTGAAAGtccccctttcaccttccagttcttcacagtagTATCTAAAGGAGTcgcgtttcgaacgttttacgagcctcttatattcatgctgtgagtttcggaagtttaaccagcctccatccttattgcttttgcaagcacgatttagaagtcgtctggatGATTTTCTGAGTCTTTGCTATTCTCGGTTACAccatggaactgttttaccgaattgtcctcgggaaataggaccaCCGTCTTCTAAGCACTCTACGAATCTGCGATTCAGAGTCTCAAATGGATCTTCTATCGCCACAAGAGTCAtaagtactggcaagatcatagtcttgtacagtaagagctttgaccctatggtgagacgtttcgagcggaacagtctttgtaagctaaaataggctctgttggctgacaacaaccgtgcgcagatttcatcatcgtagctgttatcggttgtgattttcgactttagataggagaaattgtcaacggtctcaaagttgtattctcctatccttattcttcctgtttgactagtgcggtttgatgttgttcgttgattcgtcttcggtgctgacgttgccaccatatattttgtcttgccttcattgatgttcagcccaagatcttgcgccgcctgcccgatctggatgaaggcagtttgtacgtcttgggtggttcttcccatgatgtcgatatcgtcagcataggccagtagttgggtgggcttgaagaggatcgtacctcttgaatttacctcagcatcacggatcactttctcgaggacaaGGTTAAAGaatacgcatgatagggcatccccttttcgtagaccgttgttgatgtcgaatggtcttgagagtgatcctgctgcttttatttggcctggcacattggtcatgctatcataggcggctttaaagtcgatgaatagatggtgcgactgttgtccatattccaacagtttttccatcgcttgccgtagagagaaaatctgatctattgctgatttgcctgaagtgaagcctctttgatatgggccaatgaggttctgggcgtattgggctatccggcctagcaagatagcggagaatagcttatatatggtactcagcgtcgtgatacctctataattgctgcactgtgtgatatctccctttttatgtatgagacagataatgcctctttgccaatcgtcaggcattgcttCGCTGTCTCTCACCttggagcacaagttgatgaaccactgggtgtaattggtcgcctccatatttaaccaattcggttgtaattccatcgcctcctggcgacttatgattttttagccgatgaattgcacggactgtttctcctaaacttggtggtggcagtatttgtccgtcgtcttcagttggcgggacctccaactcgccgatgttctgattgttcagtagttcatcaaagtactcaacccatcgctccaatatgcccgttctgtcggaaatcagattttcctctttgtcttggcaggatgaacatcgaggtgtgtaaggcttcatcctgctgagttgttggtaaaacttccgcgcctggtgcggttgctccctgtacttttctagctcacagacttgttggttctcccgggtttattttttccatctcaaaagtcgcttctccgctcacctaagttcgtgataagtctctgcgcgtgaccgcgtcctttgagaatgtagCATTAGTCAATACGCAGCATTCTTGcgttccgctgctagcttacatttatcgtcaaaccagccattcccaccctttttgcggctggggccaagtatttttgtgtcTGTATAtatgataacgtccttcaggtgattgcgaagatcattttttgatgctttatctcctggatctcttataggtgttgcggagggatgtgttgtggatggcttcagtgttaactctcacctgattgtcggaggggattTTGGGTGTTGTTGTTTACgacctcggagcaccatgccagcgagatagtaatccgagtctatattggcccccctatatgttctaacatccatcaaagctgagaggtgacggcgttcaatcagcgcgtggtcaatttggttgaaagtggtcccgtctagagaggcccatgtatgtttgtggactgctttccacgcaaaccaggtattccaacaaccatttcgtgcaatactgctaactgaataatccgcagcccgttatcatttttatttcgatgtaagctatgggagccgatgtatcgcctgaatacgggctccgtttcTACTTGACTGTTttaatccccaagtatgattttgatatcatatctgggacaagcttcgagagttcgttctactgcctcgtagaaggtatccttctccgactgtgcagtctcttctgtaggggcgtgaacgttaacgaggcttatgtttctaaatttgcctcgaaagCGCAGAGGgcttagccgttcgcttatgttttgaaagccgataatagcgggttttatttttttgcctaactaagaaacctactccgagcacatggtttactgaaaggccgctataatatatggtgtagcgactcttctcccaaagaccggtccctgtccaacgcatctcttccagccctgttacatcagccttatattgggacagggtatcggctagctacttagcagcattcggtctgtacaggaagcgtacgttccgggttcgtcgttgtaagatccatccagtccgaggttcctaTTGTAGCTTCGAATCggtggataatccgcagtccgttttcaTTCATATCCCTATGTAAACCATGGGAGCCAACGGATCCGTATACCGGGTTCGTCCCGACTTGACTCTTAAAATCCTCCGGTGTGATTTTGAAATTATACATGGGGCAGGCTTCAAGGGATCGTTCTAcggcctcgtagaaagtatccttcaacCAGTCCTCGATGATGTCCTAGTTCGTCACACTACTAACTTCCTTGTCAAAGTTGAGTCCCAAAtccttttattttccaggtCATGCAGACGAAAGTCATGAGATAACCTTTTACGGGCTCAGATCCTTTTATTCTGCTGATCACAAAGCCGTCTGTCCGATCCCAGAGCAAGGGTGGACTTCAACATTGGCGATAACTCCAATCCCAAATTTTGGAACCTTCCTATTATTAACGCAGTAACGCACAACACACGTGAAAATTTCTTTTAAGAAGTGTCAACGTCTTACCTGAAGTTAAAAATTCTCTATATTTTAAGTATCGATAACCAATCCAAGCACAGACGTGTCGATATTGAGGGCAAAATTAATTCAAGAAGATGTTCTACTTTaagacattttttgttttattaaggtTAAGATTGTAATACTATTACGACTTACAATGACAAGGATAGCAATTATTTTTCTCAGTGTTTGTCCCCCAGCATTTGTTTCGAGTTCAACAGGTTTTCTTGAAATTGAGGACCACGGAAAAAAATCCTCGTTTTGTGAAGTTCCCAGGTGGATCCTGTTCGCCAGCCGTCACTTGAATAGTTGCAATCCTGTTAGGCCGATAAAACAGTCGGATAGGAGTAACTCGACTTATAAAATTAGTTTCCACTCTCGCATAGTACATGCTCGGTTGTAGCGGACATGTGAATGTAAAGTTCGAAAATTTTTTCAGCAGCGTATAAGAAGTTGCCCCGAAAGGACCCATAGTTGCGAAGCGGCGAAAATCACACATCCGGTAACTTCCATTGAAATATACACGGATGCCCTCATCTGGTGCCCAGGTGAAAACTTCCAGGATGAAAGTTGGGGTTTTGACAAGTGTGTAGATGTCAATGTTCAGTAAAACGAAGGTCTCATTGTAGTATTTGAACTGAATAGAGCAGTGCTTCGGGTCGATCCAATAGGCACCGCTGCTAACTTCCACATTATAACACCCCTGCAAATGCATTTAACTTCAATTAGTATTCAAAAGATACATATTAAATTCATCAATACATTTGATTCTCATAATCCAAGTTTATACACATAAGTGGGCGTCCTGGAGGGCCCTGATACCTTACTATCTATGAAGCTTCCTAAAATAATTAAAGTTAGTGGGTCTAAATTTTACCTGCTCGACAATCGTCACCAATCCAGAAACGACCAAGGAATAGATGAACATTCTCCTCATTTCCAAACGTATGTAGCACAAATCTGCCTAGTCACAGCTGGATCTAAATTAAAACGAACTTGCATTATGAAACAAACTCATAGAACTTCATATATTCATAGTAATTATTTCACCATTTGTAATTTTTCATTATTCAAAGCTTCTTTGCAAGTGTGTTAAGAGAGATTAATGAACCGATGTTTACACAAATCTAGTCATTACATCCATATCTCCATAATTGATGAAGTTATCAAAATTAATTTGTTACGGTGCGGACTCTCAGCTGAAAACAATTGAAACAGGGATTGAAGTCCACATACAAACGCAGACTGAAATGGTTGGTGTGATCATCCCAGGAAACCAAGATGGTTGCTCCACTAGAAtagttgatttttgtttgttatCTTTACGATTTCAACCTCAATCCAAGCGCAAGTAGCAACCGAAATGTGGTGTCTTCACTTTTCTCCAATCTATCAAAAAGTTTTCTGAGAAATGATGCGGAGTTCCAAAAAAAGGCAGTTGGTTTTGCAATCCTTGATAACCAATGCAACAATACTGATGACACCACATGACCTGGATGCAGCCATTTCTCGGCAGAATGAATTCCACCCACAGATCGGTGTGCCGAAGTAGATATGGAAGCACTGAGCACCaagagaaattatctcacttttTGAATCGACCTCAGGTCTGTTAAGGGACATCGGGAACCTGagtaaatattatttatttgggCGGAGCGCGATCTCTCTCTGATCCCATTTATCTATTGCATTCACAATCGCACCTTTTCCGCCATTACTGGAACGTTGAGGACTTCATTGTTCATGATATTCTACAATAGTGGTCCCAGCCCAGAACTCTGCGGAACACTTTCGAAGGCAATGGATTCGCTGGGCCCATTGTTTGAGTAATATCAAAGTCTTCTAACTGGGTGGATCACTCGTCGACAAAGATTTCCTTAAAAGATTCCAAATAGTCGACTTGAATATATTTTGCCCATCAAGGGTAATCACTGGGCAATACTTGTTAGTACTACTTTTGCCAGTTTGGTGGTTGATCGGGGAAGCCAAATTATCAACCTGAGAAGCCCCTCAGACTTTTTATAGTCGCGAGTAATTTTCAACCGAAGGATTAGATCCTTTTTTAGTTCTTCCGTATCTTCCTGGCATTTCCCCCTCCAATAAATCACGATTGCCTCGTGGCATTTTTGGCGTTTTGGGCTGAtccttaggtccatcgtctCAACTTTTTGATTGAATATCGACTCACTTGGAAGCGCTGGTGTTTTAGGCTTGATTTTACCGCTTACCAAAGTTTGAGTCCCCttccgttttattttttgggaaaCTGCTGGTTTTCAGGGTGTTCGTCTTCGCATTCCCTCTTGTTTCTCTGTCATTGCACGAGTGTACGATTGGGTGTCACCTGGCTTGATCGTGTTACCAtcgaaggagtaattttaaattctttcggATCTTCCGATTGTTGTATAGAACTTCAATGGCCCTCACCACATGCGTGATTGCTTGACGCTCATTGGGCTTATCTTCAATAACACCTCAAAAATTTTGGCTACAAGCAAAATGAAAGCCTTTCTCTCAAAAGTGATTATCATTCCTGTTTCCGCACATTTAGGGACACTCTCTCCTTTGATCTAAATCTCTTTCGAAGGAGGAGAGGTTCCGGCCCTCCATCTCGAGGAGCCTCTTTTGACTCCCTACGCTCGGATGCGGTTAGTGTGTGTGAGGTGGGGAGACGCAGAAtctattgtactcgattccccctgAGGGACTATCccggatttgtttatgtatGGCAGGATGTCCattagtagatgtgatgctattCGCTGCAGTTCTAGCACATCGgcatcaaaaatctgatgtctcatgcgtccataggcagggccctcatatagaaaatgttccgtcgattccacttcctcattacagaaaggacaggtatcatcttggagcattcctattctgaacatatgtctagtaaatgaattatggccagtcagaatgcttaCAGAAtgctttttgacaggatgaactttgtcatatgtttatttggttctgaaaggaaaggaaaagtttggtctgtctagcagcattaaggtttcGTTACCTATCATTATGGgcaacttgttcccagtttttgatagcagcatcagtcaatgctactgacagcACGATTCCTGATTCCAGTCCGAGCAAATTGAACCCTCTCATGCTAAAGTATCCCAGatatcatttccctctacaccacaatgactttTTAactagagtagttccaccttattgaatctagaaacagtgttcaatcgatttctacattcctgaacgatctttgaagtcatcaaaggaatgctcaatgccctcaatgcagcttgactatcgctgcagattgcgatgcgtttTCCGTTCAAATGCTCGTCAATCTACAATCCAGGTTGCctgccttaggatcgcatatactacAGTCTCAAAGACCATTGTATATTACCCCAAGGGAAAAGCTCATTTCTGGTTTTGTTCCAAAGGTAGACTCCTACTCCAGAACGCTGCTCTATTTTTGagcatcggtgtagaagacgtcagtatatcctgacacccattcttctgattcgtcccaattttctcttggtttcaagataacttcatttcttctaccaaacaaaagTGTGCAGATCTGAGAGTCAAAAGGCATTAcaaaaactgaattcagttttcccaataactcttcttcCACATCCACTGTTTCCTCTCAGATATAGCCTATGAGATGCTTTcgttgcagtgctctgaataaacaaatccaagggctgcaaattgagtaatacattcagagctacgccggatgtggtgctcctGGCAGCGGTGATACCCAGCCACACAGTTTTTTGCAGTGTggttagtttacagcgaaaactcttttgtttcaccttaacccaccacactatggatgaATAAACGAAAAGTGGCCAAATCATAatgacatatatccacattactacctgaggcctaaagTCGAAGCAAAagtctttcggttttggttttgggttgacgttgccaccttgTTGTTCGTCCTATGTtgtcaacatcgtcagcgtaggccaatagttcTACATCTACATCGCAAAGCAGTTTCTCCAGGATCAAGttcaagaggatgcatgatagcgcatccccttgttttagaccgttgttcatgttgaatggtcttgagagtgagccTTCTGCGTTTATCCAGcctagtcgggataccgaactctcttatggccgtgtacagttttaccctggctatgctgtcgtaggcgactttaaagtcaatgaaaaaatggtgcaaccgaggtccatattccaacagtttttctatcacttgccgcacagagaaaatctgatctgttgctgatttacctggagtgaagcctctttgatatggaccaatgatgctcTGGATGTATGGGGATATCCcgcttagcaagatagaggtgaatatcttatagatggtactcagcaacgtaatacatttataattgctgcactgtgtgaaatctcccttttttatgtatgggacagataatcaacgcctgacgactggcaaagaggggtcgtcaggcattaattcgctgtcctacacatTGGCATCAgttgatcaaccacttggtgtagttggtcgcctccatactaTTTCGGCTGTATTTCCATCAGCTCATCTCGGCTTATGGTTTTtgagccggtggattgcacggactgttatTGTTTATCGCTTATTCAACTGCCTATCGCCTACGACAGGCTTTCGCGGAtctaagaacattctccagagacgtAGAATCGCGTGCacttttcattgaagaaaacttcaCCCAGCAATCTTCGTTTGAGGACCCCGGGCAGTTGTATACGAAGTGCAGGGCCCTCtctttctcctcctcacattgtttGCATATTGCCGAGGCCACCACTCCAACCGCCCGAGCGGCCTCAGGTTCTTTGACAAAGATTttctgaataaaaataaaactaggtagcttgctcctactacaatatattttaatagttagtaaatacgtatttcgaaagctacttactctcttcctcagtacttacgCTAcctcggaacgataactattttaaagATTTTCTCCCGCAGAAGTTCGCCAGAAAATCAAATTCCATTCCGCTGCCTCAATCCTTCCAA of Hermetia illucens chromosome 4, iHerIll2.2.curated.20191125, whole genome shotgun sequence contains these proteins:
- the LOC119656192 gene encoding uncharacterized protein LOC119656192; protein product: MRRMFIYSLVVSGLVTIVEQGCYNVEVSSGAYWIDPKHCSIQFKYYNETFVLLNIDIYTLVKTPTFILEVFTWAPDEGIRVYFNGSYRMCDFRRFATMGPFGATSYTLLKKFSNFTFTCPLQPSMYYARVETNFISRVTPIRLFYRPNRIATIQVTAGEQDPPGNFTKRGFFSVVLNFKKTC